Sequence from the Magnetococcales bacterium genome:
GCCAGCCGTTTCACCAGGAAGGCCCGGTTGTAGGGCGGCGGCTCCGACTGGCACAACTCCTTCCACATCCCTTTCAGGTCGGCGGTGGTCATGCCCGGCAGGGCCGCCACCTGCTTGATCACGTTGATACCGCTCATGCCCTTTCTCCCCTGGTTGTTTTTTCGACCATAAGGGCGTATGGTTGGCGACTTATCCAGTGGAATATTCTCCGTTTTTCTCATTTCCAGCAGTCGACGTACCCCG
This genomic interval carries:
- a CDS encoding DUF2924 domain-containing protein, translating into MSGINVIKQVAALPGMTTADLKGMWKELCQSEPPPYNRAFLVKRLA